A single window of Rhizobium indicum DNA harbors:
- a CDS encoding gamma-butyrobetaine hydroxylase-like domain-containing protein yields the protein MSDIWPSELRVSKDRQRLAVTFNDGQSFDLSAELLRVLSPSAEVQGHGPGQKVTVPGKRNVAIISMMPTGNYAVRIGFDDMHDTGIYTWTYLRELGERGAELFSAYENELSEKGMNRDTAEKPR from the coding sequence ATGAGCGATATCTGGCCGAGCGAACTTCGCGTCTCGAAAGACAGGCAGCGGCTGGCGGTGACTTTCAATGACGGCCAGAGCTTCGACCTGTCGGCCGAGCTCTTGCGTGTGCTGTCGCCCTCGGCCGAGGTGCAAGGCCATGGGCCCGGGCAGAAGGTGACGGTGCCCGGCAAACGCAATGTTGCGATCATCTCGATGATGCCGACCGGCAATTACGCGGTCCGGATCGGCTTCGACGACATGCACGATACCGGCATCTACACCTGGACCTATCTGCGCGAGCTCGGCGAACGGGGCGCGGAGCTGTTTTCGGCCTACGAGAACGAGCTCAGCGAAAAGGGCATGAACCGCGATACGGCGGAGAAGCCGCGCTGA
- a CDS encoding low temperature requirement protein A has product MAKTNGKNWLRAKGSASSNKVTFLELFFDLVFVFSISQLSHALAAHYTPLGAAEAALMTFAVWWVWIFTAWVTNWLDPDKMPVRGMLVALMMLGLLLSASIPEAFGDKGLLFAGAYVAMQVGRSLFTTYAMTRVDRANTLNFVRITAWLVAAGVFWIAGGLLEHEARLIAWVIALAIEYAGPAAGFAVPVLGRSTARDWDVSGAHMAERCALFVIICLGEAILVSGRTFAELPFSGLTNVVFVTAFIGTVAMWWLYFRFGHGRAAHRIEHEETPGSLARQAFTYGHIPILAGIIVHAVAVEFMFSHPHETGDLGIAAAVLGGSGLFLIGNLWFKGATSGRMPLSHLAGLVFLILLAFVAPFIEVYLMGILATLVLIVVAAWEYRSLTGTEAAPTLH; this is encoded by the coding sequence ATGGCGAAAACGAACGGAAAGAACTGGCTGCGCGCCAAGGGCAGCGCCAGCAGCAACAAGGTGACCTTCCTCGAACTGTTCTTCGACCTGGTCTTCGTCTTTTCGATCTCGCAGCTCTCGCATGCGCTCGCCGCCCACTACACGCCGCTCGGTGCCGCCGAAGCGGCGCTGATGACCTTCGCCGTCTGGTGGGTGTGGATCTTTACCGCCTGGGTGACGAACTGGCTCGATCCGGACAAGATGCCGGTGCGCGGCATGCTGGTGGCGCTGATGATGCTCGGGCTGCTGCTGTCTGCCTCCATCCCCGAGGCTTTCGGCGACAAGGGCCTGCTGTTTGCCGGCGCCTATGTGGCGATGCAGGTCGGGCGCTCGCTGTTTACGACCTATGCGATGACGCGCGTCGACCGCGCCAATACGCTGAATTTCGTCCGCATCACCGCCTGGCTCGTGGCAGCAGGCGTCTTCTGGATCGCCGGCGGGCTGCTTGAGCATGAAGCCCGGCTGATTGCCTGGGTGATAGCGCTTGCGATCGAATATGCCGGGCCGGCCGCGGGCTTTGCCGTGCCGGTGCTCGGCCGCTCGACGGCGCGGGACTGGGACGTTTCCGGCGCGCACATGGCGGAACGCTGTGCACTCTTCGTCATCATCTGTCTCGGCGAAGCGATCCTCGTTTCCGGCCGCACCTTTGCGGAGCTGCCGTTCTCAGGACTGACCAACGTCGTCTTCGTCACCGCCTTCATCGGCACGGTCGCCATGTGGTGGCTCTACTTCCGCTTCGGCCACGGGCGCGCCGCCCACCGCATCGAGCATGAAGAGACGCCGGGCAGCCTGGCGCGGCAGGCCTTCACCTATGGGCATATCCCAATTCTTGCCGGCATCATCGTCCATGCGGTCGCGGTCGAGTTCATGTTCTCGCATCCGCATGAAACCGGCGATCTCGGAATCGCCGCCGCCGTGCTTGGCGGCTCCGGCCTGTTCCTGATCGGCAATCTCTGGTTCAAGGGCGCGACCAGCGGGCGGATGCCGCTCTCGCATCTCGCCGGCCTGGTGTTTTTGATCCTGCTTGCCTTTGTCGCGCCCTTCATCGAGGTCTATCTGATGGGCATTCTGGCGACGCTGGTGCTGATCGTCGTCGCCGCCTGGGAATACCGCTCGCTGACGGGTACGGAGGCGGCGCCGACGCTGCATTGA
- a CDS encoding MarR family winged helix-turn-helix transcriptional regulator produces MNKNQSLPWDHPRFRSWIAVARACQLMQQSLARSLADLDIKPPHLDILVNLYRFEGISQQELARKLLVGRSNMSMLLPQMEKRGLILRRDDERDKRVLRLYLTPEGQKLSEEAMAIQTGLIDRVLSDEPIEQCMATADSMERIITMLLKDLRDED; encoded by the coding sequence ATGAACAAAAATCAATCCCTTCCCTGGGATCATCCGCGTTTTCGCAGCTGGATCGCGGTGGCTCGCGCCTGCCAGCTCATGCAACAATCCCTGGCCCGCTCGCTTGCCGATCTCGACATCAAGCCGCCGCACCTCGATATCCTGGTCAATCTCTATCGTTTCGAAGGCATCTCGCAGCAGGAACTGGCGCGCAAGCTGCTGGTCGGCCGCTCCAATATGAGCATGCTGCTGCCGCAGATGGAAAAGCGCGGTCTAATCCTTCGCCGCGATGACGAACGCGACAAGCGTGTGCTGCGCCTCTATTTAACGCCAGAGGGTCAAAAGCTGAGTGAGGAAGCCATGGCCATCCAGACCGGCCTCATCGATCGCGTGCTGTCGGACGAGCCGATAGAGCAATGCATGGCGACCGCCGATTCGATGGAGCGGATCATCACCATGCTGCTGAAAGATCTGCGCGACGAGGACTGA
- a CDS encoding alpha/beta hydrolase, with amino-acid sequence MANFALNVTRLGFSLLQAVSPDLAARAAFQLFCWTPSARPKGTKSKLAHAAGAARLAGAERFTLRLAGGRQAHAYRLNGGARGKRKRYLVTHGWGSSATYMAELISMLAATGAEVVALDFPGHGRSGGRFLHMGLAVETIAAAEARFGAFDAAIGHSFGGAALMVSAAGLLPSVAPVGGDRLVLIGAPSEMGWLFTDFGRMVGLRPAAQATLENEVHRVTGRRLEDFDAGAAAGVIGRPVLVIHAEEDKEVSSLHARRYGAAGKGVRLFWANGFGHRRIIGAAPVLAAIAAFLGGDRGVGEVPDESIKKDAEIIPFFELPARRAAL; translated from the coding sequence ATGGCAAACTTTGCGCTTAACGTCACCCGCCTCGGGTTTTCGCTGCTGCAGGCGGTTTCTCCTGATCTGGCGGCCAGAGCGGCGTTCCAGCTGTTCTGCTGGACGCCGTCAGCAAGACCCAAGGGCACAAAGTCGAAGCTGGCGCATGCGGCGGGTGCGGCCCGGCTTGCCGGCGCCGAACGCTTTACCCTCCGGCTTGCCGGCGGGCGCCAAGCGCATGCCTATCGGCTGAACGGCGGGGCAAGGGGCAAACGCAAGCGCTATCTGGTGACGCATGGCTGGGGATCGAGCGCGACATATATGGCCGAACTCATCTCGATGCTTGCGGCAACGGGCGCGGAGGTCGTGGCGCTCGATTTTCCCGGCCACGGCCGTTCCGGCGGGCGCTTCCTGCATATGGGGCTTGCGGTCGAGACGATCGCAGCGGCCGAGGCGCGCTTCGGCGCATTCGATGCGGCGATCGGCCATTCCTTTGGCGGCGCGGCGTTGATGGTCTCGGCGGCGGGCCTGCTGCCCAGCGTTGCGCCTGTTGGCGGCGACCGCCTAGTGCTGATCGGCGCGCCGAGCGAGATGGGCTGGCTGTTTACCGATTTCGGCCGGATGGTCGGTCTTCGCCCTGCGGCGCAAGCCACACTGGAGAATGAGGTCCATCGCGTCACCGGCCGGAGACTTGAGGATTTCGACGCCGGCGCGGCGGCGGGCGTCATCGGCCGGCCGGTGCTCGTCATCCATGCCGAGGAAGACAAGGAGGTGTCGTCTCTCCATGCCAGGCGCTATGGCGCGGCGGGGAAGGGCGTTCGGCTGTTCTGGGCGAACGGCTTCGGCCACCGGCGCATCATCGGCGCCGCACCGGTTCTTGCCGCGATCGCGGCGTTTCTCGGCGGCGATCGGGGCGTGGGTGAAGTGCCTGATGAAAGCATCAAAAAAGATGCGGAGATCATTCCGTTTTTTGAGCTTCCGGCAAGGCGCGCGGCATTGTAG
- a CDS encoding pyridoxamine 5'-phosphate oxidase family protein yields the protein MKIISSIEELNTIYGAGLSPASVTKVTKQLTPLYREMIEISPFAALATVGPQGLDCSPRGDLGGVVRVADDETLHLPDWRGNNRVDSLSNIVRDPRLALMFLIPGSNTTMRINGRGVVSNDEALLSSFEMDGKHPRTVVVISIDEVYFQCARAVMRAELWNGEHFADPAKLPTPGQMLKAAVGDFDQETYDREWPGRAAKTMW from the coding sequence ATGAAAATCATCAGCAGCATCGAAGAGCTCAATACGATTTATGGCGCCGGCCTGTCGCCGGCCTCCGTCACCAAGGTGACGAAGCAATTGACACCCCTCTATCGTGAGATGATCGAGATCTCACCGTTTGCGGCGCTTGCGACCGTCGGGCCGCAAGGGCTCGACTGTTCGCCGCGCGGCGATCTTGGCGGCGTGGTGCGCGTCGCTGACGACGAGACGCTGCATCTGCCGGATTGGCGCGGCAACAACCGCGTTGATTCGCTCTCCAACATCGTGCGCGATCCGCGCCTGGCGCTGATGTTCCTGATCCCCGGCTCGAACACGACGATGCGCATCAACGGCCGTGGCGTCGTCTCCAACGACGAGGCGCTGCTTTCGAGCTTCGAGATGGACGGCAAACATCCGCGTACCGTCGTCGTCATTTCGATCGACGAGGTCTATTTCCAATGCGCGCGTGCCGTGATGCGGGCCGAACTCTGGAACGGAGAACACTTCGCCGATCCGGCGAAGCTACCGACGCCGGGACAGATGCTGAAGGCTGCGGTGGGTGATTTCGACCAGGAGACCTATGACCGGGAATGGCCGGGCAGAGCGGCGAAGACGATGTGGTAG
- a CDS encoding GGDEF domain-containing protein: MNTAVAPKVPVPDVAGQITYAMRSMGVAPIPRNYQLFYEAYIGSNPALTRELAALGGQVTQAELDALGAQHFTHSPARVFDDAHTRISGELDGLLRILRQEQSSLESYTRLLGETHKRITSKSNASVELIENAIDLLSQATGDTMAHGERTVEDVVQRSQEMDQVRKELDEYKRIANTDSLTRLSNRRAFDDRLAAIFDNSSMRPVTALLLCDIDNFKKINDTYGHPVGDKVLATVASVIRSNVRRDIFVARTGGEEFALIIDGNTPEEVTAIAERIRRTLETTPFKNSRTRVNYGPVTVSIGICMASSAGDAGELYSKTDIALYGAKNAGRNCTILYQDGMQKDFTKSWLIYKT, from the coding sequence ATGAATACGGCTGTCGCGCCCAAGGTGCCGGTTCCCGACGTTGCGGGTCAGATCACCTATGCCATGCGCTCTATGGGCGTCGCGCCGATACCGCGCAATTACCAACTCTTCTACGAGGCCTATATCGGCTCTAATCCAGCCCTGACCCGCGAGCTTGCGGCCCTCGGCGGCCAAGTGACCCAGGCCGAACTCGATGCGCTCGGCGCGCAGCACTTCACCCACAGCCCGGCCCGTGTCTTCGATGATGCCCATACGCGCATATCAGGCGAGCTCGATGGGCTGCTGCGCATTCTCAGGCAGGAGCAGAGTTCGCTCGAAAGCTACACTAGACTGCTCGGCGAGACCCACAAGCGTATCACCTCCAAGAGCAATGCCAGTGTCGAACTGATCGAAAACGCTATCGATCTCCTGAGCCAGGCGACCGGCGACACCATGGCGCATGGCGAACGCACCGTCGAGGACGTCGTCCAGCGCTCGCAGGAGATGGATCAGGTCCGCAAGGAACTCGACGAATACAAGCGCATCGCCAACACCGACTCGCTGACGCGCCTTTCCAACCGCCGCGCCTTCGACGACCGCCTCGCCGCCATTTTCGACAATTCGAGCATGCGGCCGGTGACGGCGCTGCTGCTCTGCGACATCGACAATTTCAAGAAGATCAACGACACCTACGGCCATCCGGTCGGTGACAAGGTGCTCGCCACAGTCGCCTCCGTCATCCGCAGCAATGTCCGCCGTGACATCTTCGTTGCCCGCACCGGCGGCGAGGAGTTCGCCCTCATCATCGATGGCAACACGCCCGAGGAAGTGACCGCGATCGCCGAGCGCATTCGTCGCACGCTGGAGACGACGCCCTTCAAAAATTCCCGTACGCGGGTGAATTACGGTCCGGTCACCGTCTCGATCGGCATCTGCATGGCCTCCAGCGCCGGGGATGCCGGCGAACTCTATAGCAAGACCGACATCGCCCTTTACGGCGCCAAGAATGCCGGCCGCAACTGCACCATCCTCTATCAGGACGGCATGCAGAAGGATTTCACCAAGAGCTGGCTGATCTATAAGACGTGA